One Kitasatospora sp. NBC_01266 genomic window carries:
- a CDS encoding sugar phosphate isomerase/epimerase family protein — MTRLALNQITTKHWSLPEAVQGCVDAGIPAIGLWRDKVAETGLATAAKLVRDAGLSVSSLCRGGFLTAVGAEGRQTALAENLRALEEAAELGTDTLVMVVGGLAEGSRDLVGARARVAELLSELALHAGDFGVRLAIEPLHPMFCADRAVVSTLGQALDLAEQFPVEQVGVVVDSYHVWWDPELARQIARAGDRIASYQVCDWTLPLPADALLGRGHVGDGHIDFRTLTDQVAAAGYTGWIEVEIFNETVWGTPGAQTLRTMIERHHAHVETP, encoded by the coding sequence ATGACCCGGCTGGCACTGAACCAGATCACCACCAAGCACTGGAGCCTGCCCGAGGCCGTCCAGGGCTGCGTGGACGCCGGGATCCCGGCGATCGGACTGTGGCGGGACAAGGTCGCCGAAACCGGCCTGGCCACCGCCGCGAAGCTGGTCCGCGACGCCGGTCTGAGCGTCAGCAGCCTGTGCCGGGGCGGCTTCCTCACCGCTGTCGGGGCCGAGGGCCGGCAGACCGCGCTGGCCGAGAACCTGCGGGCGCTGGAGGAGGCCGCCGAGCTGGGCACGGACACCCTGGTGATGGTGGTCGGCGGTCTGGCCGAGGGCAGTCGCGACCTGGTCGGCGCGCGCGCCCGGGTGGCCGAGCTGCTCAGCGAACTCGCCCTACACGCCGGGGACTTCGGTGTGCGGCTGGCGATCGAGCCGCTGCACCCGATGTTCTGCGCCGACCGGGCGGTGGTCTCCACCCTCGGCCAGGCCCTGGACCTCGCCGAGCAGTTCCCGGTCGAACAGGTCGGCGTCGTGGTGGACAGCTACCACGTCTGGTGGGACCCGGAGTTGGCGCGGCAGATCGCCCGGGCGGGCGACCGCATCGCCTCCTACCAGGTCTGCGACTGGACCCTGCCGCTGCCCGCCGACGCCCTGCTCGGACGCGGCCACGTCGGCGACGGCCACATCGACTTCCGCACCCTGACCGACCAGGTAGCGGCGGCCGGCTACACCGGCTGGATCGAGGTCGAGATCTTCAACGAGACCGTCTGGGGGACCCCGGGCGCGCAGACCCTGCGGACCATGATCGAGCGTCACCACGCCCACGTGGAAACCCCGTGA
- a CDS encoding carbohydrate ABC transporter permease yields the protein MTTLSSPDRAAARRTRPTPAPGRAVRRQWSLSKAAVNGALVLFTLYTLLPLGWLVTASAKNTPDLLGGNTLTLSNIHLGQNLHDLATADGGIYFRWYLNSLLYAGIGALLCAFICVCAGYAFEVYRFRGKEKLFGLVLVGVLVPTTALALPMYLLASKVGLVNTFWSVLLPSLVNPFGVYLARVFCAGYVPGEVLEAARMDGAGELRTFWSIGLKMVMPGFVTVFLFQFTAIWNNFFLPLVMLSDSKLFPVSLGLYSWNTQTRGEPGYYPLVVTGALLAVLPLVVAFVALQRHWKAGLTAGSVK from the coding sequence ATGACCACGCTCTCCTCCCCCGATCGCGCCGCCGCGCGGCGGACCCGGCCGACTCCCGCGCCCGGCCGGGCAGTTCGGCGGCAGTGGAGCCTCTCCAAGGCCGCTGTCAACGGCGCCCTGGTGCTGTTCACGCTCTACACCCTGTTGCCGCTCGGTTGGCTGGTCACCGCTTCGGCCAAGAACACCCCGGACCTGCTCGGCGGCAACACGCTCACGCTGTCCAACATCCACCTCGGGCAGAACCTGCACGACCTGGCCACCGCCGACGGCGGCATCTACTTCCGCTGGTACCTCAACTCCCTGCTCTACGCCGGGATCGGCGCCCTGCTCTGCGCGTTCATCTGCGTCTGCGCGGGCTACGCCTTCGAGGTCTACCGCTTCCGCGGCAAGGAGAAGCTGTTCGGCCTGGTGCTGGTCGGCGTGCTGGTGCCGACCACCGCGCTGGCCCTGCCGATGTACCTGCTGGCATCCAAGGTCGGCCTGGTGAACACCTTCTGGTCGGTCCTGCTGCCCAGCCTGGTCAACCCGTTCGGGGTCTACCTGGCCCGGGTGTTCTGCGCCGGCTACGTGCCCGGCGAGGTGCTGGAGGCGGCCCGGATGGACGGCGCCGGCGAGCTGCGCACCTTCTGGTCGATCGGCCTGAAGATGGTGATGCCCGGCTTCGTGACGGTCTTCCTGTTCCAGTTCACCGCCATCTGGAACAACTTCTTCCTGCCGCTGGTGATGCTCTCCGACAGCAAGCTCTTCCCGGTCAGCCTCGGGCTCTACTCCTGGAACACCCAGACCCGCGGCGAGCCCGGCTACTACCCGCTGGTAGTCACCGGTGCGCTGCTCGCGGTCCTCCCGCTGGTGGTCGCCTTCGTGGCCCTGCAGCGGCACTGGAAGGCCGGTCTCACCGCGGGCAGCGTCAAGTGA
- a CDS encoding hydroxyacid dehydrogenase: MHPELAPRLLDQRTLGRLISLAELDPGLVLDDFGTPAALAALAEAEVIVSSWGCPPIDAAVLAAAPRLRAVLHAAGSVKHHVTDACWQRGIQVTSAAWANALPVAEYTVAAILFANKQVLRISSEYRQQRGRRDWQHAHPEMGNYRKTVGIVGASQIGRRVLDLLRPYDFELLLHDPYVTPEQTQALGARAVSLGELCTLSDLVSVHVPELPTTRHLMSRQMLGLMPDGATLVNTSRGSLIDQDALVEELVSGRLSAVLDVTTPEVLPADSPLYELPNVLLTPHLAGSLGNELHRMAAAAADELARFAAGLPFAHPVLPEAIHQTA; the protein is encoded by the coding sequence ATGCACCCCGAGCTCGCCCCGCGGCTGCTCGACCAGCGCACGCTCGGGCGGCTCATCAGCCTCGCCGAGCTCGACCCCGGACTCGTCCTCGACGACTTCGGCACCCCCGCGGCACTCGCCGCCCTCGCCGAGGCCGAGGTCATCGTCAGCAGCTGGGGCTGCCCGCCGATCGACGCGGCCGTGCTGGCCGCCGCGCCCCGGCTGCGCGCCGTGCTGCACGCCGCCGGCTCGGTCAAGCACCACGTCACCGACGCCTGCTGGCAGCGCGGCATCCAGGTCACCTCGGCGGCCTGGGCCAACGCCCTGCCGGTCGCCGAGTACACCGTCGCCGCCATCCTGTTCGCCAACAAGCAGGTGCTGCGGATCAGTTCCGAGTACCGGCAGCAGCGCGGCCGGCGCGACTGGCAGCACGCGCACCCGGAGATGGGCAACTACCGCAAGACGGTCGGCATCGTGGGCGCCTCGCAGATCGGCCGCCGGGTGCTGGACCTGCTGCGGCCGTACGACTTCGAACTGCTGCTGCACGACCCGTACGTGACGCCGGAGCAGACGCAGGCGCTCGGCGCCCGCGCCGTGTCGCTGGGCGAACTGTGCACGCTCAGCGACCTGGTGAGCGTGCACGTGCCCGAGCTGCCGACCACCCGCCACCTGATGAGCCGTCAGATGCTGGGGCTGATGCCGGACGGCGCGACCCTGGTCAACACCTCCCGGGGGTCGCTGATCGACCAGGACGCCCTGGTCGAGGAGTTGGTGTCCGGCCGGCTGAGCGCGGTGCTGGACGTCACCACCCCCGAGGTGCTGCCCGCCGACTCGCCGTTGTACGAGCTGCCGAACGTGCTGCTCACCCCGCACCTGGCCGGCTCGCTGGGCAACGAGCTGCACCGGATGGCGGCTGCCGCCGCGGACGAGCTCGCCCGCTTCGCGGCGGGCCTGCCCTTCGCCCACCCGGTCCTGCCGGAGGCGATCCACCAAACGGCCTGA
- a CDS encoding carbohydrate ABC transporter permease: MLLFTAVMLVPIGYAVYLSLFTEQRSGLGFGDARTVFTGFGNYARALGDSAYRTGFLTIVQYCVIYIPVMLGVSLLVALLLDSALARAKRFFQLALFLPHAVPGIIAALVWTYLYTPGISPVLGVLHSAGGQLDLLGHPLPAVVNMAVWEWTGYNMVIFYAALQAIPREVLEAAVVDGAGPLRTALSIKLPLIRASITMVGMFTVIGSLQLFTEPMILYRTAPAVVSSWTPNMYAYTAAFDRNDYGLAAASSVLLALVAAALSFVVTRATRSRAERRSEATA; the protein is encoded by the coding sequence ATGCTGCTCTTCACCGCGGTGATGCTGGTCCCGATCGGTTACGCGGTCTACCTGAGCCTGTTCACCGAGCAGCGCTCCGGGCTGGGCTTCGGCGACGCCCGGACGGTCTTCACCGGCTTCGGCAACTACGCCCGGGCGCTCGGGGACTCGGCCTACCGGACCGGGTTCCTGACCATCGTCCAGTACTGCGTGATCTACATCCCGGTGATGCTCGGGGTGTCATTGCTGGTGGCTCTGCTGCTGGACTCCGCACTGGCCCGGGCCAAGCGCTTCTTCCAGCTGGCGCTGTTCCTGCCGCACGCCGTGCCGGGCATCATCGCCGCGCTGGTCTGGACGTACCTCTACACCCCCGGCATCAGCCCGGTGCTCGGCGTGCTGCACTCGGCCGGCGGCCAGCTGGACCTGCTCGGCCACCCGCTGCCCGCCGTGGTCAACATGGCGGTCTGGGAGTGGACCGGCTACAACATGGTGATCTTCTACGCCGCCCTGCAGGCCATCCCCCGCGAGGTGCTGGAGGCCGCCGTGGTGGACGGTGCCGGCCCGCTGCGCACCGCGCTCAGCATCAAGCTCCCGCTCATCCGCGCCTCGATCACCATGGTCGGCATGTTCACCGTGATCGGCTCGCTCCAGCTCTTCACCGAGCCGATGATCCTCTACCGCACCGCACCCGCCGTGGTCAGCTCCTGGACGCCCAACATGTACGCCTACACCGCGGCCTTCGACCGCAACGACTACGGCCTGGCGGCCGCCTCCTCCGTACTGCTGGCCCTGGTCGCCGCCGCACTGTCCTTCGTCGTCACCCGGGCCACCCGCAGCCGCGCCGAGCGCCGATCGGAGGCCACCGCATGA
- a CDS encoding ABC transporter substrate-binding protein — protein MSIPRTSARSRRSRLAAATAIGALSLSLVAACGSSGSSTGAPSASAGPVTITFWGWAKGTQDVVNAFNASHKDVQVNFQQIPSGVAGGYAKISDAVKAGNAPDVFNVEYAALPDFVSQGAVQDISKLVPASLKAQYLPQSVELTTLADKTWGLPLDAAPQALFYRKDLFAQAGITTPPTTWDEYLADAQKLKQAEPNTRIGTFFPDDPSTLEALSWQNGAHWFTSVGDTWNVAVNSPQTKRVTDYWQQLVSGDLVRVQTSFSQQWVASLQKGETAAYVGAAWGGGVLKSDLASSPGAAGKWAVAPIPTWDGKPASGMLGGTTFAVSKDSKKAKAAVEFSTWATTTPEGIQARIASGTSSMFPAAPTLIPSAKAAFNTDFYGGQDIYSVFVDESKAIVPSWQWGPALSVTNSTLSDAFGKLGSGGSIGSAVDSAQQATVDALKTRGLKVAQ, from the coding sequence ATGTCGATCCCCCGCACCAGCGCCCGTTCGCGCAGATCGCGCCTCGCCGCCGCCACCGCCATCGGTGCGCTCTCCCTCTCCCTCGTCGCGGCCTGCGGCAGCAGCGGTTCCAGCACCGGCGCCCCCAGCGCGAGCGCCGGCCCGGTCACGATCACCTTCTGGGGTTGGGCCAAGGGCACCCAGGACGTGGTGAACGCCTTCAACGCCTCGCACAAGGACGTCCAGGTCAACTTCCAGCAGATCCCGTCCGGCGTCGCCGGCGGATACGCCAAGATCTCGGACGCGGTCAAGGCCGGCAACGCCCCGGACGTGTTCAACGTCGAGTACGCGGCGCTGCCCGACTTCGTCAGCCAGGGCGCCGTGCAGGACATCAGCAAGCTCGTCCCGGCGAGCCTCAAGGCGCAGTACCTGCCGCAGTCCGTCGAGCTGACCACCCTGGCCGACAAGACCTGGGGCCTGCCGCTGGACGCCGCTCCGCAGGCGCTCTTCTACCGCAAGGACCTGTTCGCGCAGGCCGGCATCACCACCCCGCCGACCACCTGGGACGAATACCTGGCCGACGCCCAGAAGCTGAAGCAGGCCGAGCCGAACACCCGGATCGGCACCTTCTTCCCCGACGACCCGAGCACCCTGGAGGCGCTCTCCTGGCAGAACGGCGCGCACTGGTTCACCAGTGTCGGCGACACCTGGAACGTCGCGGTCAACAGCCCCCAGACCAAGCGGGTCACCGACTACTGGCAGCAGCTGGTCTCCGGCGACCTGGTGCGGGTGCAGACCTCGTTCAGCCAGCAGTGGGTCGCCTCGCTGCAGAAGGGCGAGACCGCTGCCTACGTCGGTGCCGCCTGGGGTGGCGGCGTGCTCAAGTCCGACCTGGCGAGCTCCCCCGGGGCCGCCGGCAAGTGGGCCGTCGCCCCCATCCCGACCTGGGACGGCAAGCCCGCCAGCGGCATGCTCGGCGGAACCACCTTCGCCGTCTCCAAGGACAGCAAGAAGGCCAAGGCCGCCGTGGAGTTCTCCACCTGGGCGACCACCACGCCCGAGGGCATCCAGGCCCGGATCGCCTCCGGCACCTCCTCGATGTTCCCCGCCGCCCCGACCCTGATCCCGAGCGCCAAGGCCGCGTTCAACACCGACTTCTACGGCGGCCAGGACATCTACTCCGTGTTCGTGGACGAGTCCAAGGCGATCGTGCCCAGCTGGCAGTGGGGCCCGGCCCTGAGCGTCACCAACAGCACCCTGTCGGACGCCTTCGGCAAGCTCGGCAGCGGCGGCAGCATCGGCTCGGCGGTGGACTCCGCCCAGCAGGCCACCGTGGACGCGCTGAAGACCCGCGGGCTCAAGGTCGCCCAGTGA
- a CDS encoding dihydrodipicolinate synthase family protein, with the protein MAEIDLPGSGTHRLRDPEPLELPGTATAYRTVFAAAHVVADPLGANAPGAPAAVDWDATLAFRHHVWSLGLGVADAMDTAQRGMGLDWDATRQLITRSGAAARSVGGRLACGVGTDQLAAPTATLPAILAAYEEQLDVVEAAGAQPILMASRALAATAQSPDDYLRLYGQLIGQARQPVVLHWLGEMFDPALHGYWGSPDLDRATETVLALIKEHAGRIDGIKVSLLDADREIALRRALPAGVKLYTGDDFNYPQLIRGDELGHSHALLGIFDPIAATAAAALHALDAGDLARYDALLAPTLPLARHLFATPTYHYKTGIVFIAWLAGHQDHFTMVAGAQSGRSVPHLVELFRLADRAGVLPDPDLAVHRMRQFLAVAGVEA; encoded by the coding sequence ATGGCCGAGATCGACCTCCCCGGCAGCGGCACCCACCGGCTGCGCGACCCCGAGCCGCTGGAGCTGCCCGGCACCGCCACCGCCTACCGCACCGTCTTCGCTGCCGCGCACGTGGTGGCCGATCCCCTCGGTGCCAACGCCCCCGGCGCACCCGCCGCCGTGGACTGGGACGCCACCCTGGCCTTCCGCCACCACGTCTGGTCGCTCGGCCTGGGCGTGGCCGACGCGATGGACACCGCCCAGCGCGGTATGGGCCTGGACTGGGACGCCACCCGCCAGTTGATCACCCGCTCCGGGGCCGCCGCCCGCTCGGTCGGCGGCCGGCTCGCCTGCGGTGTCGGCACCGACCAACTCGCCGCTCCCACGGCGACCCTGCCCGCCATCCTGGCCGCCTACGAGGAGCAGCTCGACGTGGTCGAGGCCGCCGGCGCGCAGCCGATCCTGATGGCCAGCCGGGCGCTCGCCGCCACCGCCCAGAGCCCCGACGACTACCTGCGCCTCTACGGCCAGCTGATCGGCCAGGCCCGGCAGCCCGTCGTCCTGCACTGGCTCGGCGAGATGTTCGACCCGGCGCTGCACGGCTACTGGGGCTCCCCCGACCTGGACCGGGCCACCGAGACGGTGCTGGCGCTGATCAAGGAGCACGCCGGGCGGATCGACGGCATCAAGGTCTCGCTGCTCGACGCCGACCGCGAGATCGCCCTGCGCCGCGCCCTGCCGGCGGGCGTGAAGCTCTACACCGGCGACGACTTCAACTACCCGCAGCTCATCCGCGGCGACGAACTGGGCCACAGTCACGCCCTGCTGGGCATCTTCGACCCGATCGCAGCCACGGCCGCCGCCGCCCTGCACGCGCTCGACGCGGGCGACCTGGCACGCTACGACGCGCTGCTCGCCCCGACCCTGCCGCTGGCCCGTCACCTGTTCGCCACGCCGACCTACCACTACAAGACCGGCATCGTCTTCATCGCCTGGCTGGCCGGCCACCAGGACCACTTCACCATGGTGGCCGGCGCGCAGAGCGGTCGCTCCGTGCCGCACCTGGTCGAGCTGTTCCGCCTCGCCGACCGGGCCGGCGTGCTGCCCGATCCGGACCTCGCCGTGCACCGGATGCGCCAGTTCCTCGCCGTGGCGGGGGTGGAGGCATGA
- a CDS encoding DUF2264 domain-containing protein: MPAIELPPEDRTLSPHTGWTRAHWEAVADGLLESVARFAGPEHALIPLPGERPSISGRRSDGLEGYARTFLLAAFRVAGAGGADPAGLLRRYAEGLAAGTRTPTAEGDLADGDQVSWPSIVERRQALVEAASIAVGLRLTRPWLWDTLDGRTREQVRAWLAPGLAPSPVDNNWWLFPAMVGAFLVEAGLDHDGAGQRAVDRGLARIEQWYLGGGWYTDGRPRAFDHYNGWAFHLYPVLHAHLTGDQRLLDTYGPRLAAHLAGHARTFGTDGAPVHQGRSLAYRFAAAAPLWAGTLTGHTPLSPGTTRRLASGTLRYFVDGGAVDADGLLPPGWFGRYPAMVQNYSGPASAYWASKGFLGLLLPADHPVWTAVEEPGPAETADAVTALPQPGWLIQSTAADGLVRLHNHGSDDQPADQVHADDPLYARLAYSTATGPAFEGTPDNHLGLVVDGELSERGRIRPLGAGDGWAASAHHPLVGGRELPGVTVTSLVLAAGADEVRIHLVSGAEPGTGVRQSGWAAAGAAAEQWADTRHARVTATDLRGLPLVSALAGLHGFADADCHRLPGGTAFGTAAAVPVLTGATGTGSSLFVSRARLDRSAAPGPVPEPLVRVAGDRVRVRWPDGGAHQAVLAPGRVTVTTDRPEG; the protein is encoded by the coding sequence GTGCCCGCGATCGAGTTGCCACCGGAAGACCGGACGCTCAGCCCGCACACCGGATGGACCAGGGCCCATTGGGAGGCCGTCGCGGACGGCCTGCTGGAGTCCGTGGCGCGGTTCGCCGGCCCCGAGCACGCGCTGATCCCGCTCCCCGGCGAGCGGCCCAGCATCTCCGGGCGGCGCTCGGACGGCCTGGAGGGGTACGCCAGGACCTTCCTGCTCGCCGCGTTCCGAGTGGCCGGCGCCGGTGGCGCCGACCCCGCCGGCCTGCTGCGCCGGTACGCCGAGGGACTCGCCGCCGGAACCCGCACCCCGACCGCGGAGGGCGACCTCGCCGACGGCGACCAGGTCTCCTGGCCGAGCATCGTCGAGCGCCGACAGGCCCTGGTGGAGGCCGCCTCGATCGCCGTCGGCCTGCGCCTCACCCGCCCGTGGCTCTGGGACACCCTCGACGGGCGGACCCGGGAGCAGGTCCGCGCCTGGCTCGCCCCGGGCCTGGCGCCCTCCCCGGTCGACAACAACTGGTGGCTCTTCCCCGCCATGGTCGGCGCCTTCCTGGTCGAGGCCGGACTCGACCACGACGGCGCCGGACAGCGCGCCGTCGACCGCGGACTGGCCCGGATCGAGCAGTGGTACCTCGGCGGCGGCTGGTACACCGACGGCCGGCCGCGCGCCTTCGACCACTACAACGGCTGGGCCTTCCACCTCTACCCCGTGCTGCACGCCCACCTGACGGGCGACCAGCGCCTGCTCGACACCTACGGCCCCCGGCTGGCCGCCCACCTCGCGGGGCACGCCCGCACCTTCGGCACCGACGGCGCGCCCGTGCACCAGGGCCGCTCGCTCGCCTACCGGTTCGCCGCCGCCGCACCGCTCTGGGCCGGCACCCTGACCGGCCACACCCCGCTGTCTCCCGGTACCACCCGCCGGCTGGCCTCCGGCACGCTGCGGTACTTCGTCGACGGCGGCGCCGTCGACGCCGACGGCCTGCTCCCGCCCGGCTGGTTCGGCCGCTACCCGGCCATGGTCCAGAACTACTCCGGACCGGCCTCGGCGTACTGGGCGAGCAAGGGGTTCCTGGGCCTGCTGCTGCCCGCCGACCACCCGGTGTGGACGGCCGTCGAGGAACCGGGACCGGCCGAGACGGCGGACGCGGTCACCGCCCTCCCGCAGCCGGGCTGGCTGATCCAGTCCACCGCCGCCGACGGCCTGGTCCGGCTGCACAACCACGGCAGTGACGACCAGCCCGCCGACCAGGTGCACGCCGACGACCCGCTCTACGCCCGCCTGGCCTACTCCACCGCGACCGGCCCGGCCTTCGAGGGCACCCCGGACAACCACCTCGGCCTGGTGGTGGACGGCGAGCTCAGCGAGCGCGGCCGGATCAGGCCGCTCGGCGCCGGGGACGGGTGGGCCGCCTCCGCCCACCACCCGCTGGTCGGCGGCCGGGAGCTGCCCGGCGTCACCGTCACCTCGCTGGTCCTCGCCGCCGGCGCCGACGAGGTCCGGATCCACCTGGTCAGCGGTGCCGAGCCCGGCACCGGAGTGCGGCAGAGCGGGTGGGCCGCAGCCGGTGCGGCGGCCGAGCAGTGGGCGGACACGCGGCACGCCAGGGTGACCGCCACCGACCTGCGGGGCCTGCCCCTGGTCTCCGCACTGGCCGGCCTGCACGGCTTCGCCGACGCCGACTGCCACCGGTTGCCCGGCGGCACGGCGTTCGGCACGGCGGCCGCCGTGCCGGTGCTCACCGGAGCCACTGGGACCGGGAGCTCACTCTTCGTCAGCCGGGCCAGGCTGGACCGGTCCGCTGCGCCCGGACCCGTTCCGGAGCCGCTGGTGCGGGTGGCGGGCGACCGGGTCCGGGTGCGCTGGCCGGACGGTGGCGCCCACCAGGCCGTCCTCGCCCCCGGCCGGGTCACCGTCACCACCGACCGCCCGGAGGGCTGA
- a CDS encoding Gfo/Idh/MocA family protein, which translates to MSRRVIGIVMNGVTGRMGYRQHLIRSILAIRAQGGLALGDGEVLWPEPILVGRSEQKLRQLADRHFLDHWTTSLDEALAHPLAEIYFDAQVTTAREPAIRQAIAAGKHIYTEKPTAESLDAALELARLAREAGVRNGAVQDKLFLPGLLKLKRLVDGGFFGRILSVRGEFGYWVFEGDWQDAQRPSWNYRAEDGGGMILDMFPHWRYVLDNIIAPVRSVYAHTATHIPQRVGEQGEAYQATADDAAYGIFELEGGITAQINSSWAVRVDRDELVEFQVDGTEGSAVAGLRNCRFQHRAATPKPVWNPDLPVTESFRAQWQQVPDNAEFDNGFKIQWELFLKHVATGAPYQWDLLEGAKGVQLAELGLRSAAEGRRLDVPELEI; encoded by the coding sequence ATGTCCCGCAGAGTGATCGGCATCGTGATGAACGGTGTCACCGGCCGGATGGGCTACCGCCAGCACCTGATCCGCTCCATCCTGGCCATCCGTGCGCAGGGCGGCCTCGCCCTGGGCGACGGCGAGGTGCTCTGGCCCGAGCCGATCCTGGTAGGTCGCAGCGAGCAGAAGCTCCGGCAGCTCGCCGATCGGCACTTCCTCGACCACTGGACCACCTCGCTCGACGAGGCGCTGGCCCACCCGCTCGCCGAGATCTACTTCGACGCCCAGGTCACCACCGCCCGGGAGCCGGCGATCCGGCAGGCCATCGCCGCCGGCAAGCACATCTACACCGAGAAGCCGACCGCCGAATCGCTGGACGCCGCGCTGGAGCTGGCCCGGCTGGCGCGAGAGGCCGGCGTCCGCAACGGCGCCGTGCAGGACAAGCTCTTCCTGCCCGGCCTGCTCAAGCTCAAGCGCCTGGTGGACGGCGGCTTCTTCGGCCGGATCCTCTCGGTGCGCGGTGAGTTCGGCTACTGGGTCTTCGAGGGCGACTGGCAGGACGCGCAGCGCCCGTCCTGGAACTACCGGGCCGAGGACGGCGGCGGGATGATCCTGGACATGTTCCCGCACTGGCGCTACGTGCTGGACAACATCATCGCCCCGGTGCGCTCGGTCTACGCCCACACCGCCACCCACATCCCGCAGCGGGTCGGCGAGCAGGGCGAGGCGTACCAGGCGACCGCCGACGACGCGGCCTACGGCATCTTCGAGCTGGAGGGCGGCATCACCGCCCAGATCAACTCCTCCTGGGCGGTCCGGGTGGACCGCGACGAGCTGGTCGAGTTCCAGGTGGACGGCACCGAGGGCAGCGCGGTGGCGGGCCTGCGCAACTGCCGCTTCCAGCACCGGGCGGCGACGCCGAAGCCGGTCTGGAACCCGGACCTGCCGGTCACCGAGTCGTTCCGCGCGCAGTGGCAGCAGGTGCCCGACAACGCCGAGTTCGACAACGGCTTCAAGATCCAGTGGGAGCTCTTCCTCAAGCACGTGGCGACCGGCGCGCCCTACCAGTGGGACCTGCTGGAGGGTGCCAAGGGCGTGCAGCTCGCCGAGCTCGGCCTGCGCTCCGCCGCCGAGGGCCGCCGCCTCGACGTTCCCGAGCTGGAGATCTGA
- a CDS encoding sugar phosphate isomerase/epimerase family protein: MRLAFSTLGLPGRPLAEVLRLAASHGWAGLELRCAPGEPVHPEMTAAERSAAARALWRAGVTPLALAGYAAVAAPGEDARPVAELRGQLRLAADLGARHLRVFPRGGDAPAVGADRRAARRLAAVADEAESLGVRILLETHDSHRAGRDVARVLELVDHPAVGALWDVLHTWLAGESPAVSHAALAPSLGYVQVKDVAGPDDLTPLPLGAGVLPLAECLGLLPPECWVSWEYEAPWFPSAAPLDGLLGSGAALLARLADRRADGPAV, from the coding sequence ATGCGCCTCGCCTTCTCCACCCTCGGCCTGCCCGGCCGCCCGCTCGCCGAGGTCCTCCGGCTGGCTGCCTCGCACGGCTGGGCCGGCCTGGAACTGCGCTGCGCGCCGGGCGAGCCGGTGCACCCGGAGATGACCGCAGCCGAACGGTCCGCCGCCGCCCGGGCACTGTGGCGGGCCGGCGTCACCCCGCTGGCCCTCGCGGGCTACGCCGCCGTGGCAGCCCCCGGGGAGGATGCCAGGCCGGTCGCCGAACTGCGCGGGCAGCTGCGGTTGGCCGCCGACCTCGGCGCCCGCCACCTGCGGGTCTTCCCGCGCGGCGGGGACGCGCCGGCGGTCGGGGCCGACCGGCGGGCGGCGCGGCGCCTCGCCGCGGTGGCGGACGAGGCCGAGTCGCTGGGCGTGCGGATCTTGTTGGAGACCCACGACTCGCACCGCGCGGGGCGGGATGTGGCCCGGGTGCTGGAGCTGGTGGACCACCCGGCGGTCGGGGCGCTCTGGGACGTCCTGCACACCTGGCTGGCGGGGGAGTCCCCGGCGGTGTCGCACGCCGCGCTCGCCCCGAGCCTCGGCTACGTGCAGGTCAAGGACGTCGCCGGGCCGGACGACCTCACCCCCCTGCCGCTCGGCGCGGGTGTGCTGCCGCTGGCCGAGTGCCTGGGGCTGCTGCCCCCGGAGTGCTGGGTCTCCTGGGAGTACGAGGCACCGTGGTTCCCGTCGGCCGCTCCGCTCGACGGCCTGCTCGGGTCCGGGGCGGCCCTGCTGGCGCGGCTGGCGGACCGACGGGCTGACGGACCGGCAGTCTGA